The Bacteroidota bacterium genome has a window encoding:
- the ftsA gene encoding cell division protein FtsA has translation MHNGKIIVGLDIGTTKVCAIVGRFNEYGKIDVLGMGKADSHGVTRGVVTNINKTVEAIKKAIDEASDKSGVEVRKVHVGIAGQHIKSRQHRGLVVRNSIDTEIDMHDLSKLEGDMYKLALNPGEEIIHVLPQEYTVDNEPGIKDPVGMSGIRLEGNFHVITAQVTAARNIYKCVQLAGLEAADLILEPLASSESVLSPQEMDAGVCLVDIGGGTTDIAIFHDGVIRHTAVIPYGGNIITEDIKEGCNVLRDHAELLKVKFGSALWEETKANEIISIPGLRGRDPKEISVRNLAKIIQARVEEIFELVYCEIKNSGVEKKLIGGVVITGGGAQLKHVTHLAEYVTGLDARIGYPNEHLAKGMVEEVKSPMYATGIGLVIKGLKTEDTGIDMNGAAKSEGELKEQRKQIKDEMQRKNFLNRLKQWFVDDLDVKDF, from the coding sequence ATGCACAACGGTAAAATAATAGTTGGCTTAGACATTGGTACCACAAAGGTTTGCGCCATTGTGGGACGTTTTAACGAGTATGGAAAGATTGACGTGCTGGGCATGGGCAAAGCCGATTCGCACGGGGTTACACGAGGTGTTGTAACCAACATTAACAAAACAGTAGAAGCTATAAAAAAGGCTATTGACGAGGCTTCTGACAAATCAGGAGTTGAAGTGCGCAAGGTGCACGTAGGCATAGCCGGACAACATATAAAAAGCCGCCAACACCGTGGTTTGGTAGTGCGCAACTCGATAGATACCGAGATTGACATGCACGACCTTAGCAAGCTGGAAGGCGATATGTATAAGCTGGCATTGAACCCCGGCGAAGAAATTATTCACGTATTGCCCCAAGAATACACTGTGGATAACGAGCCCGGTATCAAAGACCCTGTGGGTATGTCAGGCATCCGTTTAGAAGGAAATTTCCATGTAATTACCGCGCAAGTAACTGCTGCGCGCAACATATACAAATGCGTTCAGTTGGCAGGCTTAGAAGCGGCTGATTTGATACTGGAGCCTTTGGCGTCGTCAGAATCAGTGCTGAGCCCCCAAGAAATGGATGCAGGCGTTTGCTTGGTAGACATTGGTGGCGGCACAACAGATATTGCCATCTTCCACGACGGTGTAATCCGCCACACAGCGGTAATCCCCTACGGTGGTAACATCATTACTGAAGACATCAAAGAAGGTTGCAACGTATTGCGCGACCATGCCGAGCTGTTGAAAGTAAAATTCGGGTCGGCACTATGGGAAGAAACCAAAGCCAACGAGATTATCTCGATACCCGGTTTGCGTGGTCGCGACCCGAAAGAAATTTCGGTGCGTAACCTTGCCAAAATAATTCAAGCCCGCGTTGAAGAGATTTTTGAATTGGTGTATTGCGAGATTAAAAACAGCGGCGTAGAGAAGAAACTAATAGGCGGTGTGGTAATAACAGGGGGCGGTGCCCAACTGAAACACGTTACCCACCTTGCTGAATATGTAACAGGGTTGGATGCCCGCATAGGCTACCCCAACGAGCATTTGGCCAAAGGAATGGTAGAAGAAGTAAAAAGCCCCATGTATGCCACAGGTATCGGTTTAGTGATTAAAGGATTAAAAACTGAAGACACAGGCATTGACATGAACGGCGCTGCCAAAAGCGAAGGCGAGTTGAAAGAACAACGCAAACAGATAAAAGACGAAATGCAGCGCAAAAACTTCCTTAACCGCTTAAAACAGTGGTTTGTGGATGATTTAGACGTGAAGGATTTTTAA
- the ftsZ gene encoding cell division protein FtsZ, producing MSKFTVDLPKERSSIIKVIGVGGGGSNAVNHMYRQGIAGVDFFVCNTDSQALERSPVPNKIQLGTSITEGLGAGSNPEMGKKAALESIEEIIDLLGVNTKMIFVTAGMGGGTGTGAAPIIAKTAKEMGILTVGIVTTPFSFEGPRRTQQGMTGVAEMKDAVDALLIISNDKIKEMYSNFRFTQAFAQADDVLTIAAKGIAEIITMSGDGNVDFQDVRTAMTNSGKAIMGTGVAEGADRAIKASQMAINSPLLDNTQIEGAGWLLINISWGMEEPTMEEMGTVMDFFQEKAGLNANLKFGWCSNETLEKKLSVTLIATGFGNKENTFKTPKEEVRIPLIEPKEEVEENVQPKNVEPQNTFHTPPAFEESEIIFRPMAPRQENTHTETKQDLFTIKPMEEEEPVRINLHDERVEDQDLERERIQKLKERMVYLKNLNAKLNNPEGMMDMEKEPAYMRKGAKLDEVPHSSVSQVSKVSLFENPDDDNKIELKTNNSFLHDNVD from the coding sequence ATGTCGAAGTTTACAGTTGATTTACCCAAAGAACGCTCATCAATAATTAAAGTTATTGGTGTGGGCGGTGGCGGCAGCAATGCCGTAAACCACATGTACCGTCAGGGTATAGCAGGCGTTGATTTTTTTGTTTGTAATACAGATTCACAGGCGTTGGAACGCAGCCCTGTGCCTAATAAAATACAGCTGGGCACCTCTATCACCGAAGGATTGGGCGCAGGCTCAAACCCTGAAATGGGTAAAAAGGCTGCCCTTGAAAGTATAGAGGAGATTATCGACCTATTGGGCGTTAATACCAAAATGATATTTGTTACCGCCGGGATGGGCGGTGGCACAGGTACCGGAGCTGCCCCCATTATTGCTAAAACGGCAAAAGAAATGGGCATACTAACCGTAGGTATTGTTACCACCCCGTTTAGTTTTGAAGGTCCGCGCCGTACCCAACAAGGTATGACAGGTGTTGCCGAAATGAAAGATGCTGTTGATGCCCTGCTTATAATCTCTAACGATAAAATCAAAGAGATGTACAGCAATTTCCGCTTCACACAAGCGTTTGCCCAAGCTGATGATGTACTAACCATTGCTGCCAAAGGCATTGCTGAAATCATTACTATGAGCGGCGACGGTAACGTGGATTTCCAAGACGTTCGTACAGCCATGACCAACAGCGGTAAAGCCATTATGGGTACCGGTGTTGCAGAAGGTGCTGACCGTGCTATAAAAGCCTCGCAAATGGCCATTAACTCACCTTTGTTAGACAACACCCAAATTGAAGGTGCCGGTTGGTTGTTGATAAACATTTCGTGGGGTATGGAAGAACCTACCATGGAAGAAATGGGAACTGTGATGGACTTTTTCCAAGAGAAAGCCGGATTGAATGCTAACCTTAAATTCGGTTGGTGCTCAAACGAAACATTGGAGAAAAAACTATCGGTTACCCTTATTGCTACAGGTTTCGGTAACAAGGAAAACACTTTTAAGACTCCCAAAGAGGAAGTACGCATCCCTTTAATCGAACCAAAAGAAGAGGTTGAAGAGAACGTACAACCTAAAAACGTAGAGCCTCAAAACACTTTCCACACGCCTCCCGCGTTTGAGGAAAGCGAAATAATATTCCGTCCGATGGCTCCTCGTCAGGAAAACACCCATACCGAAACGAAACAGGATTTATTTACCATAAAGCCTATGGAAGAAGAGGAACCGGTGCGCATTAACCTGCACGACGAACGCGTTGAAGACCAAGATTTGGAACGTGAGCGTATACAAAAACTAAAAGAGCGTATGGTGTACCTTAAAAACCTGAACGCGAAGCTAAACAACCCTGAAGGCATGATGGACATGGAAAAAGAGCCTGCCTATATGCGTAAAGGTGCAAAGCTGGATGAGGTACCTCATTCATCAGTATCGCAAGTATCTAAAGTGTCGTTGTTTGAAAATCCTGACGACGACAACAAGATAGAGCTGAAAACCAACAACAGTTTTCTGCACGACAATGTTGATTGA
- a CDS encoding WG repeat-containing protein — MQLLKNVFVVLFACATFVTAIAQKNKELVPFKKSTLWGYTDTGKNFVIEPQYQEAHLFSEGLAAVKLNGKWGYINSAGATVIPFEYDAVDDFFEKTACVLKDRLCGYINPKGKPIAPFAYDEAGRMKNGLAYVRIRHYYGFVNAKGKEVVPLRYGMVEEFNGAVACVEKQARWRVLDKNGKVLGDTMYESYVSFSEGYAAVKKNGKYGYINSKGKQVVYAEYDFAGPFSQGLACVGIDTFGQRLYGFINAAGKRVIDLQFGNAKPFSEDLAPIMLSGQWGFINTKGEVVIPCKYREVWSFSEGLARVNNGIGFGFINQKADTIVDFKYTYAIDYKNGVASFRNADNKWGAVDKNGKEVITPQYENVLDFSTGKYAKAFRRSIFLGYVDTKGNQFYTE, encoded by the coding sequence ATGCAGCTATTAAAAAATGTATTCGTTGTACTGTTTGCCTGTGCGACGTTTGTTACTGCAATTGCACAAAAAAACAAAGAACTTGTTCCCTTTAAAAAGAGCACCCTGTGGGGTTATACTGATACAGGGAAAAACTTTGTAATAGAGCCTCAATACCAAGAAGCACACTTATTTAGCGAAGGCTTAGCCGCTGTGAAGCTAAACGGTAAGTGGGGGTATATAAACTCTGCAGGCGCTACAGTAATCCCTTTTGAGTACGATGCCGTAGATGATTTTTTTGAGAAAACAGCCTGTGTATTAAAAGACAGGTTGTGCGGTTATATCAATCCCAAGGGTAAACCAATAGCTCCGTTTGCATACGACGAAGCAGGACGCATGAAAAACGGCTTGGCGTATGTGCGTATCAGGCATTATTACGGCTTTGTAAATGCTAAAGGCAAAGAAGTGGTGCCGCTTAGGTATGGTATGGTGGAGGAGTTTAACGGTGCAGTAGCTTGTGTTGAAAAACAAGCCCGTTGGAGAGTGTTAGACAAGAATGGCAAAGTATTAGGCGATACGATGTACGAAAGCTATGTTAGTTTTAGCGAAGGATATGCCGCCGTTAAGAAAAATGGTAAATACGGGTATATAAACAGCAAGGGCAAACAAGTGGTATATGCTGAATACGACTTTGCAGGTCCCTTTTCGCAAGGGTTGGCTTGTGTGGGTATTGATACCTTTGGGCAGCGCTTGTACGGTTTTATAAATGCCGCCGGAAAGCGCGTTATCGATTTGCAGTTTGGCAATGCAAAACCCTTTTCAGAGGACTTAGCACCGATAATGTTAAGCGGTCAATGGGGTTTTATCAATACAAAAGGCGAAGTGGTGATTCCTTGCAAATACCGTGAAGTATGGTCGTTTAGTGAGGGATTGGCTCGGGTGAACAACGGAATTGGTTTTGGGTTTATTAATCAAAAAGCCGATACCATAGTAGATTTCAAATACACCTATGCCATTGACTATAAAAACGGGGTAGCCTCATTCCGTAATGCTGATAATAAGTGGGGAGCGGTAGATAAAAACGGAAAAGAGGTAATAACACCCCAATACGAAAACGTGCTTGACTTTAGCACGGGCAAGTATGCAAAAGCCTTTAGAAGAAGCATATTTTTAGGATATGTGGATACCAAAGGCAACCAATTTTATACAGAATAA
- a CDS encoding tyrosine--tRNA ligase — protein MNLVEELRWRGLLQDIMPGTEELLNKETVTGYVGFDPTADSLHIGNMVPVMLLVHLQRAGHRPIALVGGATGMVGDPSGKSAERNLLDLDTLNHNLNCQRKQLEQFLDFKAEKNPAEIVNNYDWFKEFSFLGFIRDVGKHISVNYMMAKDSVKNRLENGMSFTEFSYQLIQGYDFFHLYKSKGVKLQMGGSDQWGNITTGTELIRRMDGGEAFALTAPLVKKADGTKFGKSESGNVWLDAKKTSPYKFYQFWLNTTDIDAENYIKVFTLLPQDEIEATIAEHKQAPHLRVLQKALAKDITHRVHGETGYNDAVRTTELLFSKDLVDKLSTLSSDIILDMVDDNLKFNVSKAELQAGIPVTELLADKTGIFPSRGEARKMIQGGGVSINMQKVTDPNAVIDASGLLQNSYLLVQKGKSNKNLLIAE, from the coding sequence ATGAACTTAGTTGAAGAATTACGCTGGCGCGGGCTGTTGCAAGATATCATGCCCGGAACGGAAGAGTTACTGAATAAAGAAACGGTTACCGGGTATGTGGGTTTTGACCCTACTGCCGATTCGTTGCACATTGGTAATATGGTACCGGTGATGCTTTTGGTACACTTGCAACGTGCAGGCCACAGGCCTATTGCTTTGGTGGGCGGTGCTACCGGTATGGTGGGCGACCCTTCAGGCAAAAGTGCTGAACGGAATTTGTTGGATTTAGATACACTAAACCATAACCTGAATTGCCAACGCAAGCAGTTAGAGCAGTTCTTGGATTTTAAAGCAGAGAAGAACCCCGCCGAAATTGTAAATAACTACGATTGGTTTAAAGAGTTTAGCTTTTTAGGCTTCATTCGCGATGTGGGCAAACACATCAGTGTAAATTACATGATGGCGAAAGACTCAGTAAAAAACCGCTTAGAAAACGGTATGTCGTTTACGGAGTTCTCATACCAGCTAATACAAGGCTACGATTTCTTCCATTTGTACAAAAGCAAAGGAGTGAAGCTGCAAATGGGCGGTAGCGACCAGTGGGGAAACATTACCACCGGTACTGAATTAATACGCCGTATGGATGGGGGTGAAGCTTTTGCACTAACTGCTCCTTTGGTGAAAAAGGCTGATGGTACCAAGTTTGGTAAAAGCGAAAGCGGCAACGTTTGGCTAGACGCGAAGAAAACAAGTCCCTACAAGTTCTACCAGTTTTGGTTAAATACCACCGATATTGATGCTGAAAACTACATCAAGGTGTTTACCCTGTTGCCACAGGATGAAATAGAAGCAACCATTGCCGAACACAAACAAGCGCCCCATTTGCGTGTGTTGCAAAAAGCCCTGGCTAAAGACATTACCCATCGTGTGCATGGCGAAACAGGCTATAATGATGCTGTGCGTACTACCGAATTGTTGTTTAGCAAAGATTTGGTTGATAAGCTAAGTACCCTTAGCAGCGATATCATTTTAGATATGGTGGATGATAACCTTAAATTCAACGTGTCTAAAGCTGAACTACAGGCAGGCATACCCGTTACTGAGTTGTTGGCTGATAAAACAGGGATTTTCCCTTCTCGCGGCGAAGCCCGTAAAATGATTCAGGGAGGAGGCGTAAGCATAAATATGCAAAAAGTAACCGACCCGAACGCAGTGATTGATGCATCCGGCTTATTGCAAAACAGCTACTTGCTGGTACAAAAAGGTAAATCAAACAAAAACCTGCTGATAGCAGAATAA
- a CDS encoding UDP-N-acetylmuramate--L-alanine ligase, whose protein sequence is MNAEGLKNIYFIGIGGIGMSALARYFKQLGKNVAGYDRTETELTRTLVREGIAVHYTDDINLVDAAVLANPSQSAVVYTPAVPKDHKELNYLRDKGYTLYKRAEILGLITRETYTIAVGGTHGKTTTSCMVAHLLRHANIGCGAFLGGISANFNSNFVLPDANAPEAITVTEADEFDRSFLHLSPNIAVITSMDADHLDIYGEHSSLLESFHLFAHKIKAGGTLFVRFGQPFNTQLEDATVLTYGLGDGADYYAANITINNGHYYFDLVTPTNAYTNLKLGMPGIHNVENAVAASSIALKMGVTEEQLRSGLAAFKGVKRRFEYIINREDFVYIDDYAHHPTELEAAIKSARQLYPGKKIMGVFQPHLYSRTRDFVDGFAHSLSLLDEVILLDIYPARELPIDGVTSEIIFDKITTAAKTLCTKDEFLAVIKNKQPEVLLTLGAGDIDQFVLPLQHLYTA, encoded by the coding sequence ATGAACGCCGAAGGGCTTAAAAACATATACTTCATTGGCATAGGCGGCATAGGCATGAGCGCACTGGCTCGTTATTTTAAACAACTGGGCAAAAACGTAGCAGGCTATGACCGTACCGAAACCGAACTGACACGCACCTTGGTGCGCGAAGGGATTGCCGTGCATTATACCGATGATATTAACTTGGTAGATGCTGCCGTTTTAGCTAACCCCTCGCAAAGTGCCGTAGTATATACGCCCGCCGTTCCCAAAGACCATAAAGAACTTAATTACCTGCGTGATAAAGGCTATACCCTTTACAAACGCGCTGAAATATTGGGACTAATAACCCGCGAAACGTACACCATTGCAGTAGGCGGCACCCACGGCAAAACCACCACCTCGTGCATGGTAGCCCATTTGTTACGCCATGCAAACATTGGTTGCGGAGCATTTTTGGGCGGTATCTCGGCCAATTTTAACTCCAATTTTGTATTGCCCGATGCCAACGCACCCGAAGCAATTACAGTAACCGAGGCCGATGAGTTTGACCGCTCGTTTTTGCACCTTTCACCCAACATTGCCGTAATTACCTCAATGGATGCCGACCATCTGGACATTTACGGCGAACACAGCAGTTTGCTTGAGTCGTTCCATCTGTTTGCACATAAAATAAAAGCTGGCGGAACTTTGTTTGTTCGCTTCGGGCAACCCTTCAATACTCAACTTGAAGATGCTACGGTGCTTACTTACGGTTTAGGCGACGGAGCCGATTATTACGCGGCTAACATCACCATAAACAACGGCCATTACTATTTCGATTTGGTAACTCCCACCAATGCCTACACTAACTTAAAGTTGGGTATGCCGGGCATTCATAATGTAGAAAATGCCGTAGCGGCTTCTTCCATCGCGCTAAAGATGGGTGTTACCGAAGAGCAACTGCGCAGCGGCTTGGCGGCTTTTAAGGGCGTAAAACGCAGGTTTGAATACATTATCAACCGTGAGGATTTTGTGTACATAGACGATTATGCCCATCATCCCACAGAGTTAGAGGCGGCCATTAAATCGGCAAGACAATTATATCCGGGTAAAAAAATAATGGGGGTATTTCAACCGCATTTGTACTCGCGTACCCGCGATTTTGTTGATGGTTTTGCGCACAGTTTGAGTTTACTGGACGAAGTAATACTGCTGGATATTTATCCCGCACGTGAGCTGCCCATTGATGGAGTTACGTCAGAAATTATTTTTGATAAAATAACCACTGCTGCTAAAACCTTGTGTACTAAAGACGAGTTTTTAGCGGTTATAAAAAATAAACAACCCGAAGTTTTGCTAACCCTCGGCGCGGGAGATATAGACCAATTTGTATTACCCCTTCAACATTTATATACCGCATGA
- a CDS encoding pterin-4-alpha-carbinolamine dehydratase, which translates to MEWREENNRLVKTYVFPSFANAMAWMIKASFAIEKLNHHPEWTNVYNKVHVVLTTHDAGNTITEKDRKLAIVLDGI; encoded by the coding sequence ATGGAATGGAGAGAAGAAAACAACAGGCTGGTAAAAACGTATGTTTTTCCATCATTTGCAAATGCAATGGCGTGGATGATAAAGGCTTCTTTTGCTATTGAGAAGTTAAATCATCACCCTGAATGGACAAATGTTTACAACAAGGTGCACGTGGTACTTACTACCCACGATGCGGGTAATACGATTACAGAAAAAGATCGCAAGCTGGCAATCGTGCTCGACGGTATTTAA
- the murG gene encoding undecaprenyldiphospho-muramoylpentapeptide beta-N-acetylglucosaminyltransferase — protein MQPLKVVISGGGTGGHIFPAIAIAKALQKRNPQTQVLFVGAKGRMEMEKVPAAGYKIVGLDIAGIQRKFDLRNLLIPYKVVKSLWQAHKILKEFKPDIVIGVGGYASAPTLYMAAQMDIPTLIQEQNSYAGLTNKILAKRVAAICVAFNNMDAYFPAKKIVLTGNPVREDLQDISGKREEALKHFGLKEGQKTLLIIGGSLGARTINTSVFEGIHMLNDEGIQVIWQTGKFFYGKAQEKNSSTVKVFDFINRMDLAYAAADVVVSRAGALSIAELCLTGKPCILVPSPNVAEDHQTKNAMALVNENAAQLVKDVEAKRMLVNSALYLLHDENRQKQLTQTIRTLAIPNAAERIVDEVYKIVPQ, from the coding sequence TTGCAACCGCTTAAAGTTGTTATTTCAGGAGGGGGCACAGGTGGCCATATATTTCCGGCCATTGCTATTGCAAAAGCCCTGCAAAAGCGTAATCCGCAAACCCAAGTATTATTTGTAGGAGCAAAAGGCCGCATGGAAATGGAAAAAGTTCCGGCGGCAGGCTACAAAATAGTAGGGCTTGATATAGCAGGCATACAGCGCAAGTTTGATTTACGCAACCTGCTTATCCCTTATAAAGTAGTTAAAAGCTTGTGGCAGGCTCACAAGATATTAAAGGAGTTTAAACCCGATATAGTAATTGGTGTGGGTGGTTATGCCAGTGCGCCTACCCTGTACATGGCGGCGCAAATGGACATTCCCACGCTTATACAGGAGCAAAACAGCTATGCCGGCCTCACCAATAAAATACTGGCCAAACGGGTAGCTGCTATTTGTGTGGCCTTTAACAACATGGATGCTTATTTCCCTGCTAAAAAGATTGTGCTTACGGGCAACCCTGTGCGCGAAGATTTGCAGGACATAAGCGGCAAACGTGAAGAAGCACTTAAACACTTTGGACTTAAAGAAGGCCAAAAAACCTTGTTGATTATCGGGGGCAGCTTAGGTGCACGTACCATCAATACCTCAGTATTTGAAGGTATACATATGCTGAACGATGAAGGCATACAAGTGATATGGCAAACGGGAAAATTCTTTTACGGTAAGGCGCAGGAAAAAAACAGCAGCACAGTAAAAGTGTTCGATTTTATCAACCGCATGGATTTGGCGTATGCCGCAGCCGATGTGGTAGTATCAAGAGCGGGCGCATTATCCATTGCTGAATTATGCCTAACAGGTAAGCCCTGTATTTTGGTGCCTTCGCCCAACGTGGCCGAAGACCACCAAACCAAAAACGCAATGGCTTTGGTAAACGAGAATGCAGCCCAACTGGTAAAAGACGTTGAAGCAAAGCGGATGCTGGTGAACAGTGCTTTGTACTTATTGCACGACGAAAACCGACAAAAACAACTTACACAAACCATACGGACGCTGGCTATACCCAATGCCGCCGAACGTATTGTGGATGAAGTTTATAAAATAGTACCACAATAA